From the genome of Setaria viridis chromosome 1, Setaria_viridis_v4.0, whole genome shotgun sequence:
TCGAATGCTGAAAACGGATGCTGCCTATGCAGCTGCCCGAGGGCGCCAAGATCCCGCGGAGCGCGTGCGCGCGCAACTACGAGGTGCGCGACTCGCAGGGCGTGGTATGGGTGTGGATGTCGGACGCGAACCCTCCCGACGACCGGAAGCTCCCGTGGTTCGAGCCGTACGCGCGGGAGGGGTTCACGGACCTGTCGACGGTGCACGAGCTCCCCTACGACCATTCCATCCTGCTGGAGAACCTCATGGACCCGGCGCACGTGCCCATCTCCCACGACCGCACCGACTGGACGGCCAAGCGCGAGGACGCGCAGGCGCTCTTCTTCGACGTCACCGAGCGCACCGCGCGCGGGTTCGCGGGCTACTGGGGCCGCACGCGCACGCCGCACCTCCGCAACCTGCTCCGCTTCGAGGCGCCCTGCGTGCTCACCAACACGCTCGAGTTTACGGACAAGGACGGCAAGGACCAGTGCTTCTCCGCGCACTTCCTCTGCCGCCCCGCGGGGCAGGGCAAGTCCATGCTCATCGTGCGCTTCGGCTCCACCGTCAGGTCGCCCATCGTCAAGCTCCTCCCGTCATGGTACTTCCACCAGAACGCCTGCAAGGTGTTCGAGCAGGACATGGGGTTCCTGTCGTCGCAGAACGAGGTGCTGATCAGGGAGAAGGTGCCCACAAGGGAGCTCTACCTCAACCTCCGATCCTCCGACACCTGGGTCGCCGAGTACAGGAAGTGGATGGACAGGGCGGGCCACGGCATGCCCTACTACTTCGGCCACAGCagcctggcgccgccgccagtgccggCCGTCGTCGAGCAAGCGCCGGCGGGGGCCGTCGCGGGGATCTCGGCCACGTTCCCGGCAAAGGGCGGCGTCGGCACGGTGCACGCTCCCAACCCGACCAACAGGTACTTCCGCCATGTCGTGCACTGCAAGGAGTGCAGGGCCAGCGTCAAGAAGTACACCTCGCTCAAGAACGCcttcgccgtcctcgccgcggcggccgtggccgcgtCCATCCTGGCGGCGACTAGGCAGTGGAAGGCTATCTTGCTGGCGGCGTCGGCCGTGCTAGCCGCGGCATCTTATGCGTGTGACGCGGTGCTTTCTTTGATAACAACAAACTTCATTAGGAATCATAGGAGGCTGTAATGACCGGAACTATTGTATTTAGTAGGtagaaagaaaatggaggaaagGGCTCCTCTTGCCCTTTGCATATTTGTATCTGATAAATGATTGATCTTTTGGCAATCTAAAGCTTCATGTCAGCAGCAGATGATACTTCTGCACTTTGTATATTTGTATCTAATATAAATGAGTTATGTTTTGGCAATCTAGATTGAAAATTGTCAGCAGCAAACGATATGAGGATTAGACTTTCAATCTTTGAAAATGTATAGTCATGCAGGACACAGGACGTTGTGAATATCTGATGAACCGAATGACATACAGGCATTTTGAACGCAATTCAATCCTGTCGTTCATTGTCATTCGAACAATGCAACATAGACACAGATAAACTCCAATATATACAATACACGCAGCACAATTTCACTGTTTCACATAATGGCACAAGCCTGATGCCGAATATTATTAAGTTGACAGACTCGATAACCATCGACAAACACTGACATCATTCCATCGATTTGCAAACACCAATGTATTACAGACCAAATATTTTGATAGGATAGATTAGCTACCACAGTAGAAGCGCTTGATGCTCCAAAGGGATGCACGCATCCACAGGTTGTCCCAGTTGACCTAGAATTCCCTGTCGGGAAAGAGGATGGGAGCAACAAGGGACCATATGAACAGACCTGCGGTTGCCCACTGGGTTGCAATCCTGACCCAGACAGATGGCCACCCAACATCAACAAGCTTTCCGCTCTCACCAATGGAGGTTGACCAGCCAGTCAAGAGCATTGCTGAGTACATGCTGGCCAGGGAGAAGATGAGGTGGAAGAAAGAGTAGGAGTATGTCACAGGCCTTGGCACATCCTTCTTATCTTCTTGTTCATCAGCCTTGCTGAAGGGAAGCAATGGCTTGTCGGTACCTGAAGATTAAAGGAAAGGCATAAACAACAATGCAGACTCTACATTTGCAAAAGTAGTTCATTAGCTGGAGAAGGAAATCTAACCACGTGGTGAGTCTGGTGGAGAGAGCACGGTTGCGGAAGAGCCAGCACGGACAGCAGAGTAGACCACGGAAAGGATGGTGGTTAGCAGTCCCAGTGTAAGGCTACCAGTTGACACAGCTTTTGAGTGATTGTGAAGCCCGTTGCACTCGTAATCCCTGGGCTCACTAGAGAGTCCACTGTAGCACAGATAGGTGCAGTAGAGACCAATAACTGATGCAGGCAACAAGCTACCATTGATCTGAAAAATTAACAGGTTTAATTTTACCATTAGCACAAATGCGAGTTAAATTCAATAGAAGCACTAGTTTACAGGCAGCAGAGGTAATATTATttatttcagatctaaaataaATACCAGGAGCATCTAGAATAGCAAATATATAAATGCGCAAACACATCTGAGTACAACTTATCATGGTACAGCCATGAATGATATATTCTGGCTGAATAAGTAAAATGCAGAAAAGAAGCCACAAGATGATACCTTTGGGTGCAGGGCAACAATAGCAAAcgcaaaaacaagaatcaatgTGAAGACAATGAAGAACAGGTTGAGTCCACAGTCATGTCCGGATGGAGTGAACCAGTGAAACAGAAGACCCGAGAATGAGAATGTGGCAATGTAACAGACAACTGAGACAACCAATAGAGCCATGTACCTGCAGTGACAAGGAAGTTTAAATAAAACACTTTGAGAAATCAAAGTTCAGATTAAACCATGGAAGCACAACTAAAACAAGGGCAGAAGCAAGCAACCAACCAGAACTGTTCATCCTTAGCAACCCAGTTCTCATTCCATCCGTGCACAAAGTCCAACAGAAGAACAACCTGAACAAGAAGGAACAGCCCGGATCCAAACTTGGAAATCGACTCTGCAAAAGTACAATTGCAGTGAGAATCCCACTTTACAATGGTGACAGTCATATACCCAAATAAAGTTAACAACACAACAAACATAACGCAGATACTATTGGCAGTGTATGATCAACCATAACAGAGTAGTAACACAGTTTGTTCAGGGAACTCAAGCAACTCAACCATTCCTTTGTTTCTGAATTTAAAAACCAAAGAAGTAAGTTCAACTATAGGACATGAACCACATAGGCAGATACATTTGCGTTGCCAATTGGAGGCATCCATCGGAAATACAGTAGGTCTATAGACAATGTAGATGACCTGAGACCAACATTTTGTTTTGCAGATAACTATATTAGTTAGTCTATGATCACATATTTCTGACTCAGCAATCTCCATGAAACTAATTCAACTCGAAAACATTCTTCATCAAAGGGTTTTTGGCTGAAAAAGATCAGGGCAATCTCCCATCAATTTCCATTCTAATGTGTCCAGATATCAACCACATGGAACTGCATCAAACGGTCTGATAAATAAAAACAGCTGGGAAGGGCGCTCACCATAGAAGCTGACGACGCCGTTGGGCACGAAGAACATGAGGAAGACGATGATGGCCCAGCAGAAGATCTTGGCCATCCATCCTCCGTGGTGGATCTTGTCACGGGGGTCCTTCTGGTCCTTTATCCCGGCCATGATGACGGCGAGGATGGTGAAGAAGAGGAAGTTTCCGAGGCTGACCCTGAGCACCGCGTCGGTCTCGAACCACTCGCGGTCCGGCGTCTTGTGGAAGTGGTTAATCCCTgcagaaaaaagagagaagagaacCAAATCCCCATGAATATCTCGATCAACTGAAGCGTCCAATCGAACCGATCGATAGGGGGGGATTCGAGCTACCCACATGGGATGGACTGGAGGAGGGGCGCGGCCACCTCGCGGAGCGCCCAGGAGGCGAAGAGGGAGAGCGCGAAGAGGCCGCAGTAGGCGATGCGCGCGGAGCGGCGGCCGATGCTGCCGACCGCCGTCCGGCAGGCCTCGCACGCGCACGCCGCGCAGCACGACGCCAGGCACGACGCCGCCCACATGGCTGGGAGGTGGCTGCTCTCTCCGCTCCGCCGATCAGATCGAGCTGACGGTCGGGAAGGGGATCGAATTCGAAGCCCGCCGCGGCGGATTTGGGGATCTCTAGCAAGGTGGGAGGATTAGGGGGAACGCGTGTCGGGGAGGGCacggagaggaaggggaaaggaagGTGGATTCGACCCTGACAATTGTTTATTGCGCGAGCCGGGGCGGACGCCGTGCAGGTGGGGTAGGTTGGGTTGGACCGGATAAGGAGACCGAGTCGGCCGCCTACAATATTCTACGGCTCTCTGGTCCGGTTTTTAACGTCCTCACCAGGAAACCCCAACTCCGACCGCGCGTTATTACGTTGACCTTGATGTCAACGACCCCAAGGGTGACGAGTCAAAGTACTAAATTGCAGGCATGCTCCAAAATCGAACGCAGAAATTTCACATGAATTCTGCAGATTTTTATGGGAAGCAATTCAACTTCCTGCATGATCCGAGGTACAAAACGACCGGTTCTCAAATCAGGAAAATGGAATGCTTGCTGCATGCGGCGGAATTGGAGCATTCGTCCATCTGATATACCGAAATGCAAATGAAAAGACTACCTACCAAATCCGTGATGGTTGATGATCTGTACTCTAAATAAGatccctttggtagggcttctcaaccgGCTTCACCAAGTCCTACCAAACGGTGATGAACGAAACGGCTTCATACCTGAAGCTCCGGAAATCTCGCTGAGAGgagccaggagagggaggagaagcccaaaaaaggggctccccgcggcttcgACCCCTTCGTGGGGCCAAAATCCCCATCTTGGCCATGGGCGCACGGGGTCGGAGGATGGcacgggcgcgggcgcagggaggccggaggacagccggcggcggcaggcgcggggcggaggtggccggcggcgcgtgctGGAGCGTAGGGCGAGCGGATAAGGCAAGCGGTTAAAAAAAGGATGCAAGCGGATGCCAGCGTAGGGGGTGGCGTTGCGTGAAGAAATAGAGATAAAGAAatgaaggaaagagaaaaaaaggaacggagaaaaaagaaaaaaataaggaagGGCATTATggacatttcacatttttatccaTATGACCCCCatctaggagaagccgttttgccaaacgtttttgCATCCAGACAAGCTGAAGTCAAAAAAAACTGCTCCATCGAAGAAGCCACAGCCGCAGCCCTGCCAAAGAGCCCTAAATACCATGTCCATTTAATAATTAAGTATATTACTAATACTTCTACAACAGATCTCCTAAAACCTGATAGACATACATGTGTAACGGGGCTACCAGCTGGCTGAAGGAACAATTGCAAGTCGATACATCACGCCGGATTCTTATCAGAAGATAAATAGACAAAGCGTGAGTAGCTATATCAAAGCTATATCAGAATTTCAAccatttcttctctttctcctttctgGCAACCGCGTTAGTTGCTGAAGCGTGAGTAGCTTCAGCATCCGCGAGTGCCTTTCGAGTCTCTTCCAGCTTCCTTGAAGCAGCTTCAAACACTGCCTTGTCTTTGCGGTTTCGGTTCTTCATCTCTTCCAGTCTCTCAACTTGAATCCTCAGTTCTTTTACTTCCTCATCGTATGCGACTAAGGATCTTCTGTCCTCCTTCTTAGCATGCCCATTAGCCTCACCTGATGCCCCCTTCTTAACTTTAATGGCTGAACCTTCAGGCATATCTTGGTTCACTAGATGGCTGTTGATAAAGCTGAAGACTGATCTCTCTGCTTCTTCAGCTTTAGCAGCTCTCGCCTGTTCTGCGAATTTTTTCTCACGCTTCCTTTTACCACCTCGACTGCGCTTTTTACCACTGCCAACACTTCCATCAGCCTCGCTTGCAGCAAGAGCGTGATCAAGTGATTGCTTTGGCGGTAGTACCTTGACTGGAATTGGATCAAGCATGCCCTGGCCAGATACACCTAGCCCCATCCCTTCTCGGTACCCCATTTTTGCCATCATTTTGGAGGCAACGCCCCTGGTGTGGTGCTCCCATTTTGCAAAGATCACGGTGTCTGTCTGAATGCCACTGAAATTTGCAGGCTCTAAAAGGCCAATACCCTGGTGAACGCATCCATCCTCTTGATCAGCATCGTCACTCAACTCAGATTCTTCCTCACTTGAGCTTCCTTCATCATCTTCGCTGCTCATATCAGCATATTCTGATAGAGAAAGTGAATCACTTGTAAGCCTTGCAGAACTCCCATCATCTAGAAAGACAACCTGGCCAAGCTTCAGATTATCATCCCATGACTCAAGTTCCGCTCTCCTCCAAAGGCCAGAGTGACGCCCGGAAGCTGCCAGTATGCTGGAGCCTACCAAGGACTGCTGCCATCTAGTTGGAGTGAATTTCTTCAATGCTGAAGTAGGAATTACAATACCTGAACATGAGTTCTGAATTAGTCATGTCCCCAAGCCTGAAGAGGCAAAAACAATACACACATCTACATGGCACACAGGCAAAAGAAGCAGAAAAACAATATACAGTATCCATCAACGCAACATAGTCAACTGAAAACCAACTTATCTTGAAAAGTTTACACCCACAACATGTTCTCTATTGCTTTATGTGAAAAGGCGAAGGAACAAGAGTTTAATAACAAAGGGCATTTTATTGGGCTTAGATCTTCCAACAGCCAAATAACCATTACATACCATGGGACATGCGGCAGTTACTACCAAATCGACATCGCTGCTGTAGAAAGAACTTGCACATCTGCACTATGGGCAGATTTGTATCAGTTAGTTTGTTCATAATAATGGCCCATACACTCCAAGCATTATATTCATGTTAACCAGAAGAAAATTATTGCAGATTGAGAGGTAGCTGCAGTTGCAGGGTACCCACCTGTGACTTTCTCTTAGTTTCCTgcttctaatttattttttgcTAGGGATGGGATGGGACCAGAGCAGAGGGTGCCATGTGTTACAAGAAATCTATCTCAAAACACATGGCTACAAGGTTCTTCATGGTGTTTATTATAACTTCTAAGTTCTAACGTACGTAGCAGCGACTACTAATTTCACCACAAAATATCATCCACGTGTCCTACATCTGTAGGGTTTATCAAATATTGTCAAAGTAATAGCATGATCATAGCAGAAGGTTATTCTGTTGAACTGAACATTGAAGCATCTGTACAGGCGTACAGCACAGAGATGCCCTTGATGCATATTTGTGACAATGGAAATTTTAGGTCCACACCCATGAGTCCAGGGCCATTCATGAAAAGTAAAAACATGCAAGCCTGGCCCCATTTGTTAAGTATGTGTGGGCATCTTTCAAGAAGGGAAAGCAAAAGAGCAAGTCAGAGGTTATAGTGTAAACTAAAATAATGTTCCATTGGCTCGAGTACCGCATATAGATACCAGTGGCATCAATATCTTTTTTTAGAGCGCCAGCACCAAGCATGATTGTTATCAGGCAGAGAATGGATGGCACCACTAAAGAAAATCTTGGTTTAAGAATAATAATCAGATCAGATAACTCACCGCCATGTTTTCAGATGTGGGTGTCAGAAATGAGATCCTCGCATCGCTTGAACCTTCAAATCCTATAATGCATCCATTATACCAGCGGCCATTGTTGTGCCGGAATCTGCACTTCGATCCAACTGAAAAATCATGCGACACCAGTGGTTCTGGTTCAACATCATCTGGATCTAATGGCTCAGGAGCAACTTCTGGTGCCTGGGATGCTGGTTCTTCATTTGAAAAAATATCATCTACTTGCTTCACTACCCTAGAACGCTTCAGGTCGAGAAGTCCCTCCTTTGCATCCTTAATCGCAGCAAGAAGTTCCTCATGAACCTGTAAACAATAACAACAGCAACAAATTTATTAGCTAAACTGTATGATAAAAGTCGTAAAACTCTGAAAACAATACAATGTGAGAACATGAAACAGGAACTTCAGCATTTTACCAAACATTATTACACCGGAACATTCCCCAACTCAGGAATGCAAAGTGCAAAAGGAAGTCATTTCTCCTATACACATTGATGCCACGCAGAAACTCTCATCAATGAACTATGTCTGGAAGAGATGAGCTAGTATGTGAGATATCGCTCACTCTCGCTATTACAAAACTCACCACTGATATCCTCCACTAAACGATTATGATGCCTACTACAAATGTGTGCAGAGGCTCTTCCAAGAAAAAAGGTGCAGCAAATTAACAGCCAAGATTATCCTAACTTCTCAACTTTGCAGTGATAACTGGCAGAGCCTCATACAGATGAATCGGGGATGCCCCCTTCCCAAAAAATTTAGCCACTACTTCCAACTACATGTAAAGTCCAGTGATCTATTACTTTCGTGTTTGAGTATTCCTTATATATTAGTCACTCTATTAGGTTCTGCATAGACTATGTTGTCTGATACTCTGATTTTGCTGATTTACCAACACTGTCATGAACATCCCCCTAAGTTGGAGAAATTGCCACCATACCACCATGTTGAAACTCAGTTGCGAAAATACCATACAAAGTTTGGGACATTGCCAAAATAGCATTGGCTATGTCTATGACATGTGGCCAGTTTGGCAACATAACAAGGTTGAATGGCATTTTGACAATCACATCAGCAGCATGATTGTATGGAGGCAATTTTGTGTTTATGTTCACGCTCCACCAATCACAGATGACTTAGCTAACTAAACGTGCCTATGGTTTCGACAGACAAATGAATCCACCTTCCTGTTTCCACTCGGTTCATTCATTAACCCAAAACATACTGCCTGATTCCATGACCTATAAAATGGCACGCAAACTAAGAATCCAAGCACCATCAAGCACCGCTAGTCCGCTAAATATGGTAGGTCCTAGTCGTAATCCAGTCAGTTGTGAACCACAGTACCCTAGAATCCCCACGCCCTGGGGTCGATTCGGTTTCAAGGGAGCTAGCAATTAGAGGCCGCGGTTGGAGAGGGGGGTTCGACAAGGCGGGGGTATTCCGACGCACCTCGAGTAAGTCGGCGTTGGaggggtcggcggcgagggcctCGTCGACGGCCGCAAGGGAGGATTGCTGCTCCTGCAGCTGCTCCTCCAGCTGTCGCtcgatcgccgccgcctcgtcctctCCATCGCCAGCCATAGGCCACCAACTGGATCGGGCGGCGAGGCGAGGGGTGAAGGGTCGAGcggtttcttcctcctctcccagtCTCCCACCGTGCGGCGGCACCGTTTCTCTCTCCTGCCCGGTGTCGGAGACCGTGAGGGTGAGgctgtgatgatgatgacggGCCGAGGACGGGCCGAGGCCACAGGAGGACGCGAGATTCCTTGATGGGCCTGATGGGGTGGGCCTCAGCAAGCCGTTTTAGCCCGTTGTATAGCGGGTATTACTGCGTGCGAACCGTTTTTACGCAACCGGATCGTTGAACAGTGTACCCAATTGCCCAACGCTTCGCTTTCTCACCCCGCACGATCGCCGtcaacgccgccgcctcgatGGCTGCTGCGCCGGAGGAGCGCCTCGACGTCCTCAACGCCGCCGGGGAGAAGACCGGCGTCTCCAAGCCAAGGCACGCCCCCGTCCCGCGCCGGACTCTCCCGCCTCGGTTTGATTCCTTCGATCGGATCGTGTGATTCCGCCGCCGATGCTGCCTGCTTTGTTTTTTCTCAGGTCGGAGGTGCACAGGGACGGCGATTACCACCGAGCTGTGCACGTGTGGATCTACAGCGAGAGCACCGGTGAACTGCTGCTGCAGCGCCGCGCCGACTGCAAGGACTCGTGGCCTGGGCAGTGGGACATCTCTAGCGCTGGCCACATCTCGGCCGGTGACTCCTCGCTCTTCTCTGCACAGTGAGCTCTCTGACCTCACGATAGTACGTTGTCTTGAAGAGCTACCATCTGAACACCACACTGGAGTGCATGGAGTAGTTTGCGCACACTAAGCTGCGTGGGATGCCTAAAACATTTTAGCAGCAAGTGGGAACTCTTCTCAAAGCTACCGCCCTCCTGTGAGCGGCTTAAATCCTTCAAGTAACTGTTTCAAATAGCATGGCAGTTGCAATTCTGCTCTTGTTGAACCCTCACAGAGTGTTCGACATAGAAACTTTATGATGCTTTTCTCGTGAAATTACCTGTTATTCCATTAACGTTGCTTCTATTGGTCGCTTACTCTCAATACTACGACTCTATCTAGTTTATATTTTGTTTATAGGATAACTTATAATTGATACTACCATGTAATGTGAATCATCAGGAGGGAGCTCGAGGAAGAACTAGGCATCAAGCTTCCAGTCGATGCCTTCGAGCTGTTATTTGTGTTTCTTCAGGAATGGTTAGTATATTTACCTTgcagttgcagacttgcagtccATTATATTTTGCAACAAATGACACCATTGTCATCAGG
Proteins encoded in this window:
- the LOC117841151 gene encoding zinc finger CCCH domain-containing protein 18, which gives rise to MAGDGEDEAAAIERQLEEQLQEQQSSLAAVDEALAADPSNADLLEVHEELLAAIKDAKEGLLDLKRSRVVKQVDDIFSNEEPASQAPEVAPEPLDPDDVEPEPLVSHDFSVGSKCRFRHNNGRWYNGCIIGFEGSSDARISFLTPTSENMAMCKFFLQQRCRFGSNCRMSHGIVIPTSALKKFTPTRWQQSLVGSSILAASGRHSGLWRRAELESWDDNLKLGQVVFLDDGSSARLTSDSLSLSEYADMSSEDDEGSSSEEESELSDDADQEDGCVHQGIGLLEPANFSGIQTDTVIFAKWEHHTRGVASKMMAKMGYREGMGLGVSGQGMLDPIPVKVLPPKQSLDHALAASEADGSVGSGKKRSRGGKRKREKKFAEQARAAKAEEAERSVFSFINSHLVNQDMPEGSAIKVKKGASGEANGHAKKEDRRSLVAYDEEVKELRIQVERLEEMKNRNRKDKAVFEAASRKLEETRKALADAEATHASATNAVARKEKEKKWLKF
- the LOC117841088 gene encoding protein TIC 55, chloroplastic is translated as MGPTMTPAATVPLPPLLLLRPSSAVAAAAPRLKNPAATAPAGGAVHGVRWAGGGGGRRKRRCRAAVVEEAGAQEDGVLLPKEGDDAAATAAAGRYDWKEEWYPLYLAKEVPDDAALPLTVFDRQLVLWRDGDGVLRCHEDRCPHRLAKLSEGQIVDGRLECLYHGWQFDGEGKCVKIPQLPEGAKIPRSACARNYEVRDSQGVVWVWMSDANPPDDRKLPWFEPYAREGFTDLSTVHELPYDHSILLENLMDPAHVPISHDRTDWTAKREDAQALFFDVTERTARGFAGYWGRTRTPHLRNLLRFEAPCVLTNTLEFTDKDGKDQCFSAHFLCRPAGQGKSMLIVRFGSTVRSPIVKLLPSWYFHQNACKVFEQDMGFLSSQNEVLIREKVPTRELYLNLRSSDTWVAEYRKWMDRAGHGMPYYFGHSSLAPPPVPAVVEQAPAGAVAGISATFPAKGGVGTVHAPNPTNRYFRHVVHCKECRASVKKYTSLKNAFAVLAAAAVAASILAATRQWKAILLAASAVLAAASYACDAVLSLITTNFIRNHRRL
- the LOC117841097 gene encoding uncharacterized protein; translation: MWAASCLASCCAACACEACRTAVGSIGRRSARIAYCGLFALSLFASWALREVAAPLLQSIPWINHFHKTPDREWFETDAVLRVSLGNFLFFTILAVIMAGIKDQKDPRDKIHHGGWMAKIFCWAIIVFLMFFVPNGVVSFYESISKFGSGLFLLVQVVLLLDFVHGWNENWVAKDEQFWYMALLVVSVVCYIATFSFSGLLFHWFTPSGHDCGLNLFFIVFTLILVFAFAIVALHPKINGSLLPASVIGLYCTYLCYSGLSSEPRDYECNGLHNHSKAVSTGSLTLGLLTTILSVVYSAVRAGSSATVLSPPDSPRGTDKPLLPFSKADEQEDKKDVPRPVTYSYSFFHLIFSLASMYSAMLLTGWSTSIGESGKLVDVGWPSVWVRIATQWATAGLFIWSLVAPILFPDREF